One region of Jatrophihabitans cynanchi genomic DNA includes:
- a CDS encoding S8 family serine peptidase has translation MTAGTAVALLVAGVVAGAADAQPSAPHATPTGAHAAPTVKHGLSIPGAAKMGALQHATGRQTVFVQLAGSGAAATSAHTYRAVPGAASTKRSKAKSAALSRRSQVKKDASAVLAAVRAKDGSARQLFQVSNAVPGIGVTADAAALRAIAARSDVVKISKIVPKTASNASAAQLTKVLNTWTNVHQLGAGVTVGIIDTGLDYTHADFGGPGTTAAYKAAETHASAGGLYDWRAALPPLAQAKVGGGWDFVGDNYDADPTSDTYQPVPHPDANPLDCNEHGTHVAGTVAGYGENADGSTFTGDYTALTGSDLDGMKIGPGMAPGAILYSLKVFGCEGSTDEVIPALDMALDPDGNGDFSDHLDIVNLSLGGDYATPDDPENAVVDQLAANGVLPVIAMGNNGDLTDTGGAPGNAVRSLAVASSVDAYQLLSGITVNAPGGVAGTAVGQVSVAYDWANAPDVTGDVVELSPANADGCAALSSADAAKVAGKIAWLTWDSDDATRKCGSVGRSANVKAAGAIGAIFTGDVPVFGAGITGDKDIPVFQLTKTETARLQSAAGAGTLNVTFTKTLLNNQPSTDPSITDLLSSFSSRGTHGSIGVVKPDVTAPGDTISSAGMGTGDEVLSISGTSMATPHTAGIAALVRAQHPSWTTEQVKAAIMNTASHDIYTGANQSGHIYGPARDGAGRVDALDAVNTEILAYDVDAGMEGAVSASFGVIEAPAGTTVTRTHTIKVENTGASSATLSLSYGAAIQQPGVSYSVSPSSVTIAAGASTNATVTVTVTADALRHTIDPTMASEQAGLARQYLSDASGRLLIDQAGHDTLRVPVYAAAKPVSSMTATGSFHAGKAALKLTGTGVRQGDPTTSEAYDSLVSVMDLGATSGRLPACGADGVSDCTVNETARGGDIKYVGAGSSRSPDDGTLENGWLYFGVATYGDNATIGNATIPYVDIDVDGDDVPDYEVYAQNAPGTDVLLAWLIDLNTGDAIDAEPVNFNLGDVDSNVFDTDVVTLPVWPAAIGVTGNPKKFPISYTVGTFSAYAAPLSNGDVDDVGPVAFDVAKPRVAVSDPLYLDQAGVSIDADVRNAHTKALVLHLHNATGNRAQVVDLGPAKASAPTHVRGTPGNRSVRLSWTAPSWTGAGPITGYDIRYSSNNGHTWRSASAAYHNRTATSATITGLTNGARYVFQVAALTSAGTSAYSASSAPVRPAFDRTHVGIGGSRHVHPGGHATLTVRVVDTTTHQPVHAKVTLWMRANRNHAWVKVATRITGTQGRASAQIRQFASAWYQWRYAGNSRHLPAHSVMRHVVAH, from the coding sequence GTGACGGCCGGAACGGCCGTGGCACTGCTCGTCGCCGGAGTGGTCGCAGGCGCGGCCGACGCGCAGCCGTCGGCTCCACACGCCACGCCGACAGGCGCGCACGCCGCGCCCACGGTCAAGCACGGCCTCTCGATTCCGGGAGCCGCCAAGATGGGCGCGCTGCAGCACGCCACCGGACGCCAGACCGTGTTCGTGCAGCTCGCCGGATCCGGGGCGGCCGCGACCTCCGCGCACACCTACCGCGCCGTTCCCGGCGCCGCCTCGACAAAGCGGTCCAAGGCCAAGTCCGCGGCGCTGTCGCGCCGCAGCCAGGTCAAGAAGGACGCGAGCGCGGTACTCGCCGCCGTCCGGGCCAAGGACGGCAGCGCCCGCCAGCTCTTCCAGGTCAGCAACGCCGTTCCCGGCATCGGCGTGACCGCTGACGCCGCTGCGCTGCGCGCGATCGCCGCCCGCAGCGACGTCGTCAAGATCTCCAAGATCGTGCCCAAGACCGCCTCGAACGCCAGCGCGGCCCAGCTGACGAAGGTGCTGAACACGTGGACGAACGTCCATCAGCTCGGCGCCGGCGTCACGGTCGGCATCATCGACACCGGCCTGGACTACACGCACGCCGACTTCGGCGGGCCCGGCACCACGGCCGCGTACAAGGCGGCCGAGACGCACGCGAGCGCCGGCGGGCTGTACGACTGGCGCGCCGCGCTGCCGCCCCTCGCGCAGGCCAAGGTCGGCGGCGGTTGGGACTTCGTCGGCGACAACTACGACGCCGACCCGACCTCGGACACCTACCAGCCGGTGCCGCACCCGGACGCCAACCCACTGGACTGCAACGAGCACGGCACCCACGTGGCCGGCACAGTCGCGGGCTACGGTGAGAACGCCGACGGATCGACGTTCACCGGCGACTACACCGCGCTGACCGGCTCCGACCTCGACGGCATGAAGATCGGCCCCGGCATGGCACCGGGTGCGATCCTGTACTCGCTGAAGGTGTTCGGCTGCGAGGGCTCGACCGACGAGGTCATCCCGGCGCTGGACATGGCGCTGGACCCGGACGGCAACGGTGACTTCTCCGACCACCTCGACATCGTCAACCTGTCCCTCGGCGGCGACTACGCGACGCCGGACGACCCGGAGAACGCGGTCGTCGACCAGCTCGCGGCCAACGGAGTGCTGCCGGTCATCGCGATGGGCAACAACGGCGACCTGACCGACACCGGCGGCGCGCCCGGCAACGCGGTGCGCTCGCTGGCCGTGGCCAGCTCGGTGGACGCGTACCAACTGCTGTCCGGCATCACCGTTAACGCGCCCGGCGGCGTCGCCGGCACCGCGGTGGGCCAGGTGTCGGTCGCCTACGACTGGGCCAACGCCCCTGACGTGACCGGTGACGTGGTCGAGCTGTCGCCGGCCAACGCGGACGGATGCGCCGCGCTCTCGAGTGCCGACGCGGCCAAGGTGGCCGGCAAGATCGCCTGGCTGACCTGGGACTCCGACGACGCCACCCGCAAGTGCGGCTCGGTCGGACGGTCGGCGAACGTCAAGGCCGCCGGCGCGATCGGCGCGATCTTCACCGGCGACGTCCCGGTGTTCGGCGCCGGCATCACCGGCGACAAGGACATCCCGGTGTTCCAGCTGACCAAGACCGAGACCGCGCGGCTGCAGTCCGCAGCCGGCGCGGGCACCCTGAACGTCACGTTCACCAAGACGCTGCTGAACAACCAGCCCTCGACCGACCCCAGCATCACCGACCTGCTGTCCTCGTTCAGCTCGCGCGGCACGCACGGCTCCATCGGCGTGGTCAAGCCGGACGTGACGGCCCCCGGAGACACGATCTCCTCGGCCGGCATGGGCACGGGCGACGAGGTGCTGTCGATCTCGGGCACCTCGATGGCGACCCCGCACACCGCGGGTATCGCCGCCCTGGTCCGGGCGCAGCACCCGAGCTGGACGACCGAGCAGGTCAAGGCGGCGATCATGAACACCGCCTCGCACGACATCTACACCGGTGCGAACCAGAGCGGTCACATCTACGGTCCCGCCCGGGACGGAGCCGGCCGGGTCGACGCCCTGGACGCGGTGAACACCGAGATCCTCGCCTACGACGTCGACGCGGGCATGGAAGGCGCCGTCAGCGCCTCGTTCGGCGTGATCGAGGCGCCGGCCGGGACGACCGTCACCAGGACCCACACGATCAAGGTCGAGAACACCGGTGCGTCGTCGGCGACGCTGTCGCTGTCGTACGGCGCGGCGATCCAGCAGCCCGGGGTGAGCTACTCGGTCTCGCCGAGTTCGGTCACGATCGCGGCCGGTGCTTCGACGAACGCCACGGTCACCGTGACGGTCACCGCCGACGCGCTGCGGCACACGATCGACCCGACCATGGCGAGCGAGCAGGCCGGGCTGGCCCGCCAGTACCTGTCCGACGCGTCGGGCCGGCTGCTGATCGACCAGGCCGGGCACGACACGCTGCGGGTGCCGGTGTACGCCGCCGCCAAGCCGGTGTCCAGCATGACTGCCACAGGCAGCTTCCACGCCGGCAAGGCTGCGCTGAAGCTGACCGGCACCGGGGTGCGCCAGGGCGACCCGACCACCTCGGAGGCGTACGACTCGCTGGTGTCGGTGATGGATCTCGGCGCCACGAGCGGGCGGCTGCCCGCCTGCGGCGCCGACGGCGTCTCGGACTGCACGGTCAACGAGACGGCCAGGGGCGGCGACATCAAGTATGTCGGCGCAGGCAGCTCGCGGAGCCCGGACGACGGCACGCTGGAGAACGGCTGGTTGTACTTCGGCGTCGCGACCTACGGCGACAACGCCACCATCGGCAACGCGACGATCCCGTACGTGGACATCGACGTCGACGGTGACGACGTGCCGGACTACGAGGTGTACGCACAGAACGCGCCCGGCACCGACGTGCTGCTGGCCTGGCTGATCGACCTCAACACCGGGGATGCGATCGACGCCGAGCCGGTGAACTTCAACCTGGGCGATGTCGACAGCAACGTGTTCGACACCGACGTGGTGACCCTGCCGGTTTGGCCGGCGGCGATCGGCGTCACCGGCAACCCGAAGAAGTTCCCGATCAGCTACACGGTCGGCACGTTCAGCGCGTACGCGGCACCGCTCAGCAACGGCGACGTCGACGACGTGGGCCCGGTGGCCTTCGACGTCGCCAAGCCGCGGGTGGCGGTCTCCGACCCGCTGTACCTCGACCAGGCCGGGGTGTCGATCGACGCCGACGTGCGCAACGCACACACCAAGGCGCTCGTGCTGCACCTGCACAACGCCACCGGCAACCGAGCCCAGGTCGTCGACCTCGGCCCGGCCAAGGCGTCGGCGCCGACCCACGTGCGCGGCACGCCCGGCAACCGGTCGGTCCGGCTGAGCTGGACGGCACCCAGCTGGACCGGCGCCGGCCCGATCACCGGGTACGACATCAGGTACTCCAGCAACAACGGGCACACCTGGCGGTCGGCGTCGGCGGCGTACCACAACCGGACGGCCACGTCGGCGACGATCACCGGCCTGACCAACGGCGCGCGCTACGTGTTCCAGGTGGCGGCGCTGACCTCGGCGGGCACGAGCGCGTACTCGGCGTCCTCGGCACCGGTGCGGCCGGCGTTCGACCGGACGCACGTCGGCATCGGCGGCTCGCGGCACGTGCACCCAGGCGGACACGCGACGCTGACGGTGCGCGTGGTCGACACCACGACGCACCAGCCGGTGCACGCGAAGGTGACGCTCTGGATGCGGGCCAACCGCAACCACGCGTGGGTGAAGGTGGCCACGCGCATCACCGGTACCCAAGGGCGGGCGAGCGCGCAGATCCGCCAGTTCGCCTCCGCGTGGTACCAGTGGCGGTACGCCGGCAACTCCCGCCACCTGCCCGCGCACAGCGTGATGCGGCACGTGGTGGCGCACTGA